The following proteins are co-located in the Calliphora vicina chromosome 2, idCalVici1.1, whole genome shotgun sequence genome:
- the LOC135952102 gene encoding uncharacterized protein LOC135952102 isoform X1 codes for MAKKCNVRSLSDSSLGELANLIVSTLGYAKYAPDVDLDINIVMVEINQYLEMAGATSNIYQDLLRVILSSDYLDANMRFTCLQMLLNCGVSFLVTEVFPFSYYEKILQVIAAQGAGLRVLNLKGIWVKDEHMHYMFEIVKKCQYLTKLYVPYIANDDLLQVISKHCKRLQVVDISGETDITEIGIECLSKGLCAQRLTVIDVGIPGEENICYSDIALILENCPNVETLSTYSFVGPALKFVHDNVDKNFTCKLKYLHDTGSDEEAVKIIVKTCPNLESLYLDTPKFGCLRALASTFLRKLKIYKFSSNELVKLLENIGRNLVHLTMIKSNGDLDLNILARLCPGLIDLDCYMMDGLIYVNSNHCRFTCLEGLEMLSSPMTNIALKALICNNTQLKRLAVDSVTFNDEDIVSIFIEHDFNVLEDVWFTLAPNLTVQSIEILMERCPELQSIGQLSGWSLTPDDLALIRGLLKSGNSSLVLTPNGFFP; via the exons atggctaAAAAGTGTAATGTGCGATCATTGAGCGACAGCTCTTTGGGTGAATTGGCAAATTTGATTGTATCAACACTGGGATATGCAAAATATGCACCGGATGTTGATCTCGATATTAATATTGTTATGGTTGAAATAAATCAGTATCTAGAAATGGCGGGTGCAACATCAAACATTTATCAAGATCTACTGCGAGTGATACTAAGTTCGGACTACTTGGATGCTAACATGCGTTTTACCTGTTTGCAGATGTTATTAAATTGTGGTGTTTCGTTTCTGGTGACCGAGGTCTTCCCATTTTCATATTATGAGAAAATACTTCAGGTGATTGCAGCGCAGGGTGCTGGATTACGTGTCCTTAATTTGAAGGGAATATGGGTTAAGGATGAACACATGCACTACATGTTCGAAATTGTAAAGAAATGTCAGTATCTCACAAAACTCTATGTGCCCTACATTGCTAACGATGATCTGCTGCAAGTAATTTCTAAACACTGTAAACGCTTGCAAGTAGTGGACATATCGGGCGAAACGGACATCACTGAAATTGGCATCGAATGTCTTAGCAAGGGTTTGTGTGCACAACGTTTAACTGTTATTGATGTTGGAATTCCAGGCGAGGAAAACATTTGTTATTCAGATATTGCTCTTATTTTGGAAAATTGCCCTAATGTTGAGACACTGTCAACATATTCGTTTGTTGGACCTGCTCTTAAGTTTGTTCACGATAATGTCGACAAGAACTTTACTTGCAAACTGAAATACCTCCATGATACGGGTTCAGACGAGGAAGCTGTAAAAATAATAGTCAAGACGTGTCCAAATCTAGAATCTCTTTATTTAGATACACCAAAGTTTGGTTGTCTGCGGGCGCTCGCTAGTACCTTTTTacgaaaactaaaaatttataaattttcttcaaatgAATTGGTGAAATTACTCGAAAACATTGGACGAAATTTAGTCCACCTGACAATGATTAAAAGCAATGGTGATTTGGACTTGAACATTTTGGCTCGATTGTGTCCTGGACTGATTGATTTAGATTGTTATATGATGGATGGTTTGATTTATGTCAATTCTAATCATTGTCGCTTTACCTGCTTAGAGGGTCTTGAAATGTTAAGCAGTCCAATGACAAATATAGCTTTAAAGGCGCTAATATGCAATAATACGCAACTTAAACGATTGGCAGTCGATAGCGTTACATTCAACGATGAAGATATTGTAAG caTTTTTATTGAACACGACTTCAATGTACTCGAGGATGTATGGTTCACCTTAGCGCCAAATTTAACGGTTCAATCGATTGAG
- the LOC135952102 gene encoding uncharacterized protein LOC135952102 isoform X2 yields the protein MAKKCNVRSLSDSSLGELANLIVSTLGYAKYAPDVDLDINIVMVEINQYLEMAGATSNIYQDLLRVILSSDYLDANMRFTCLQMLLNCGVSFLVTEVFPFSYYEKILQVIAAQGAGLRVLNLKGIWVKDEHMHYMFEIVKKCQYLTKLYVPYIANDDLLQVISKHCKRLQVVDISGETDITEIGIECLSKGLCAQRLTVIDVGIPGEENICYSDIALILENCPNVETLSTYSFVGPALKFVHDNVDKNFTCKLKYLHDTGSDEEAVKIIVKTCPNLESLYLDTPKFGCLRALASTFLRKLKIYKFSSNELVKLLENIGRNLVHLTMIKSNGDLDLNILARLCPGLIDLDCYMMDGLIYVNSNHCRFTCLEGLEMLSSPMTNIALKALICNNTQLKRLAVDSVTFNDEDIVSIFIEHDFNVLEDVWFTLAPNLTVQSIEILMERCPELQSIGQLSGWSLTPDDLALIRGLLKSGNSSLRLQ from the exons atggctaAAAAGTGTAATGTGCGATCATTGAGCGACAGCTCTTTGGGTGAATTGGCAAATTTGATTGTATCAACACTGGGATATGCAAAATATGCACCGGATGTTGATCTCGATATTAATATTGTTATGGTTGAAATAAATCAGTATCTAGAAATGGCGGGTGCAACATCAAACATTTATCAAGATCTACTGCGAGTGATACTAAGTTCGGACTACTTGGATGCTAACATGCGTTTTACCTGTTTGCAGATGTTATTAAATTGTGGTGTTTCGTTTCTGGTGACCGAGGTCTTCCCATTTTCATATTATGAGAAAATACTTCAGGTGATTGCAGCGCAGGGTGCTGGATTACGTGTCCTTAATTTGAAGGGAATATGGGTTAAGGATGAACACATGCACTACATGTTCGAAATTGTAAAGAAATGTCAGTATCTCACAAAACTCTATGTGCCCTACATTGCTAACGATGATCTGCTGCAAGTAATTTCTAAACACTGTAAACGCTTGCAAGTAGTGGACATATCGGGCGAAACGGACATCACTGAAATTGGCATCGAATGTCTTAGCAAGGGTTTGTGTGCACAACGTTTAACTGTTATTGATGTTGGAATTCCAGGCGAGGAAAACATTTGTTATTCAGATATTGCTCTTATTTTGGAAAATTGCCCTAATGTTGAGACACTGTCAACATATTCGTTTGTTGGACCTGCTCTTAAGTTTGTTCACGATAATGTCGACAAGAACTTTACTTGCAAACTGAAATACCTCCATGATACGGGTTCAGACGAGGAAGCTGTAAAAATAATAGTCAAGACGTGTCCAAATCTAGAATCTCTTTATTTAGATACACCAAAGTTTGGTTGTCTGCGGGCGCTCGCTAGTACCTTTTTacgaaaactaaaaatttataaattttcttcaaatgAATTGGTGAAATTACTCGAAAACATTGGACGAAATTTAGTCCACCTGACAATGATTAAAAGCAATGGTGATTTGGACTTGAACATTTTGGCTCGATTGTGTCCTGGACTGATTGATTTAGATTGTTATATGATGGATGGTTTGATTTATGTCAATTCTAATCATTGTCGCTTTACCTGCTTAGAGGGTCTTGAAATGTTAAGCAGTCCAATGACAAATATAGCTTTAAAGGCGCTAATATGCAATAATACGCAACTTAAACGATTGGCAGTCGATAGCGTTACATTCAACGATGAAGATATTGTAAG caTTTTTATTGAACACGACTTCAATGTACTCGAGGATGTATGGTTCACCTTAGCGCCAAATTTAACGGTTCAATCGATTGAG
- the LOC135952567 gene encoding uncharacterized protein LOC135952567 has translation MFNEGCSLSSRKISNDHAQSSKGKLKYFPPQVNQKCLGCEELSQKFDFIVDILAEHKVLLDRIVTQNAAVTNMIDIFPINYEVKLKELDDILAIQRYPYIRQINILLGGNAERNLHNIFGSNIILNFNVDGSFGKKRLRDFRNVFSALIGAISTFSESADKTLRTSFQRQKKNFFKQTSRSKSKKNEQHPNENESSGKEE, from the exons atgtttAATGAAGGATGTTCA CTGTCTTCCAGAAAAATATCGAACGATCATGCCCAATCCTCAAAAGGAAAACTAAAGTATTTTCCTCCACAAG TTAATCAAAAGTGTCTTGGCTGTGAAGAACTatcacaaaaatttgattt CATAGTTGATATTTTGGCGGAACATAAAGTGTTATTGGATCGCATAGTTACTCAAAACGCTGCTGTAACTAATATGATAGACATTTTCCCAATTAATTATGAGGTAAAGTTGAAAGAGTTGGACGATATTTTAGCTATTCAAAGATACCCTTAT ATACGACAAATTAATATACTTCTCGGTGGTAATGCCGAACGCAATTTACATAATATATTTGGATCCAATATAATTCTTAATTTTAATGTTGACGGATCATTCGGCAAAAAACGTTTACGAGACTTCCGCAATGTATTTTCGGCTCTGATAG GTGCTATATCCACTTTCAGTGAATCCGCTGACAAAACATTAAGAACTTCTTTTCAACGtcagaagaaaaatttttttaagcaaacaaGTCGCAGCAAGTCCAAAAAGAATGAGCAACACCCAAACGAAAACGAATCTTCTGGCAAAGAAGAAtaa